TGGCCGTGAAGAGCTTGTGGGAGGCCGCCAACTGGATCGTTCGGGATCTTGCCGGAGAAAAATAACGGAGCGCGCATGATATCTCTCGTTACGGGCGTAGCCGGCTTTGTCGGCTCGCATCTGGCGGAAAGGCTCCTCGCCGAGGGCCATACCGTCCGCGGCGTGGATAAATTCCTCGACAACTATCCGCGCCGCTTTAAAGACTGGAACCTCGCTCAATTGTCGAAGCATCCGCGCTTCGAATTCGTGGACAAGGATCTGGTGGACCTCGATCTCGTC
The DNA window shown above is from Candidatus Binatia bacterium and carries:
- a CDS encoding GDP-mannose 4,6-dehydratase — its product is MISLVTGVAGFVGSHLAERLLAEGHTVRGVDKFLDNYPRRFKDWNLAQLSKHPRFEFVDKDLVDLDLV